In Aeromicrobium marinum DSM 15272, one genomic interval encodes:
- a CDS encoding alpha/beta hydrolase produces the protein MTRRQDVSFTSHGVTCRAWHFTATSDALSTADGRPCVVMAHGFGGTRDTGLAGYAEGFARAGLDVLLFDYRGFGDSDGAPRQHISFRRQRADYRAAVAAARGIDGVDADRIVLWGTSYSGGHVLAVAAKDHRIAAVVSMTPAVDGSAALLAMVRHRGPRSLAVLVGHGLIDVGRLLTRRSPHHLAVVGEPASVAVITAPGALTGYLAVAGPTWRNEVCARTTLEVAFNRPARFAARVRSPLLVQIGEHDTVAPPRAAARAAAAGTYARTHTYPIDHFDVYDGPWQQQALSDQVAFLLQSPGVTPHARQKVMNP, from the coding sequence ATGACCCGGCGGCAGGACGTCTCCTTCACGAGCCACGGCGTCACCTGTCGCGCCTGGCACTTCACCGCGACGAGTGACGCGCTCAGCACCGCCGACGGCCGCCCGTGCGTCGTGATGGCCCACGGGTTCGGCGGTACGCGTGACACCGGCCTGGCGGGCTACGCCGAGGGGTTCGCGCGGGCCGGCCTGGACGTGCTGCTCTTCGACTACCGGGGCTTCGGCGACTCCGACGGCGCTCCCCGCCAGCACATCTCGTTCCGGCGTCAACGCGCCGACTACCGCGCAGCCGTCGCCGCCGCCCGTGGCATCGACGGTGTCGACGCCGACCGCATCGTGCTCTGGGGCACGTCGTACTCAGGCGGCCACGTCCTCGCCGTGGCGGCGAAGGACCACCGGATCGCGGCGGTCGTCTCCATGACACCGGCCGTCGACGGCTCGGCCGCCCTGCTCGCCATGGTGAGGCACCGCGGTCCGCGCAGCCTCGCCGTCCTGGTGGGACACGGGCTCATCGATGTCGGCCGTCTGCTGACCCGACGCAGCCCACACCATCTCGCGGTCGTCGGGGAGCCGGCGTCGGTGGCCGTCATCACGGCACCGGGCGCGCTCACGGGCTACCTCGCGGTCGCCGGTCCCACGTGGCGCAACGAGGTGTGCGCCCGGACCACCCTCGAGGTCGCGTTCAACCGGCCGGCACGGTTCGCCGCACGCGTGCGATCACCGTTGCTGGTCCAGATCGGCGAGCACGACACGGTCGCCCCGCCCCGTGCGGCGGCCCGGGCCGCAGCAGCGGGGACGTACGCCCGGACCCACACCTACCCGATCGACCACTTCGACGTGTACGACGGCCCCTGGCAGCAACAGGCGCTGTCCGACCAGGTCGCCTTCCTCCTGCAGTCCCCCGGCGTGACGCCTCACGCCCGACAGAAAGTGATGAACCCATGA
- a CDS encoding flavin-containing monooxygenase has translation MNTQHFDTLIIGAGLSGIGTACQIQQAFPEREIAILERRDRLGGTWDLFRYPGVRSDSDMLTFGYKFRPWHDVKVLADGASIRDYIADTAAEYGVDEKIHYGLRTTTAEFSTAEARWTVTAVHEASGEVRTFAADFLISCTGYYDYDAGHLPTFPGIEAFTGRTVHPQHWPEDLDHTGKRVVVIGSGATAVTLVPAMADRAEHVTMLQRSPSYVFALPALDKISRALCHVLPDRWVFELGRRRNIAIQNWMYRACRRWPRQTRRFLLSQVRRKVGPSVDMRHFTPEYMPWDERLCAVPDGDLFAVLAAGDASVVTDHIDTFTEDGILLRSGARLEADIVVTATGLNVQMLGGMELFVDGDRRALHDHLTYKGVLIEGIPNLAWIFGYTNAPWTLKSDIAGRYLCRLFAHMDEHGLTVATPHDADGSALDEGMLDMLRSGYVQRAKETLPRQGRGEPWKVLMHYGRDSQVLLQDPVDDGAVRFDVARAADEVPVA, from the coding sequence ATGAACACCCAGCACTTCGACACCCTGATCATCGGCGCCGGGCTGTCCGGCATCGGTACCGCGTGCCAGATCCAGCAGGCCTTCCCCGAGCGCGAGATCGCCATCCTCGAGCGCCGCGACCGCCTCGGCGGCACCTGGGACCTGTTCCGGTACCCGGGTGTCCGCTCCGACTCCGACATGCTCACCTTCGGCTACAAGTTCCGCCCGTGGCACGACGTCAAGGTCCTGGCCGACGGCGCGTCGATCCGTGACTACATCGCCGACACGGCCGCGGAGTACGGGGTCGACGAGAAGATCCACTACGGCCTCAGGACCACCACCGCGGAGTTCTCCACCGCGGAGGCGCGCTGGACCGTGACGGCCGTGCACGAGGCGTCCGGCGAGGTCCGCACGTTCGCCGCCGACTTCCTCATCAGCTGCACCGGCTACTACGACTACGACGCCGGCCACCTCCCGACGTTCCCGGGCATCGAGGCGTTCACGGGCCGGACGGTCCACCCGCAGCACTGGCCCGAGGACCTCGACCACACCGGCAAGCGAGTCGTGGTCATCGGCAGCGGCGCCACGGCCGTGACCCTCGTCCCCGCGATGGCGGACCGGGCCGAGCACGTGACGATGCTGCAACGGTCACCCTCCTACGTCTTCGCCCTGCCGGCCCTCGACAAGATCTCCCGGGCGCTGTGCCACGTGCTGCCCGACCGGTGGGTCTTCGAGCTCGGCCGCCGGCGCAACATCGCCATCCAGAACTGGATGTACCGGGCGTGCCGGCGGTGGCCCCGACAAACGCGGCGATTCCTGCTGTCCCAGGTGCGACGCAAGGTCGGGCCGTCGGTCGACATGCGCCACTTCACCCCGGAGTACATGCCGTGGGACGAGCGCCTCTGCGCCGTGCCGGACGGCGACCTCTTCGCGGTGCTGGCCGCGGGCGACGCCTCGGTCGTGACCGACCACATCGACACCTTCACCGAGGACGGCATCCTCCTGAGGTCGGGCGCACGGCTGGAGGCGGACATCGTCGTCACGGCCACCGGTCTCAACGTCCAGATGCTCGGCGGCATGGAGCTGTTCGTCGACGGCGACCGTCGCGCGCTGCACGACCACCTCACGTACAAAGGCGTCCTGATCGAGGGCATCCCGAACCTCGCCTGGATCTTCGGCTACACCAACGCGCCCTGGACGTTGAAGTCCGACATCGCCGGGCGGTACCTCTGCCGTCTGTTCGCCCACATGGACGAGCACGGCCTCACGGTCGCCACCCCCCACGACGCCGACGGCTCGGCGCTCGACGAGGGCATGCTCGACATGCTGCGGTCGGGCTACGTGCAACGAGCCAAGGAGACGCTCCCCCGTCAGGGCAGGGGCGAGCCGTGGAAGGTCCTGATGCACTACGGCCGCGACAGCCAGGTCCTCCTGCAGGATCCCGTCGACGACGGCGCCGTGCGGTTCGACGTCGCCCGTGCGGCCGACGAGGTGCCGGTCGCATGA
- a CDS encoding AraC family transcriptional regulator — translation MGSLLRASALWGYDELVTQLGGDPAALRSRFGIEPGVETQPEGFVSVRGYVRLLETTAAELDCPDLGLRLSGWQGLDMLGPVAVIARNNPTVQEALGAIARYLYAHSPALRMEAFAGEGPHLRFEYEVDEPFLDDLRQSYEVSMGIVVQILRLLGGSGPIAVSFTHQQTAPDAAYERVLGCPVRFGQAWCGFEVSPELAARPIDTAHPETQRIAVMYLESRYPVGTATLAERTSELARRLLMTGSCTIDSIADQLNLHPRTLQRQLAREGVRCQDLIESARKDQAAHYLAQPGLHLSQVAALLGYAEQSSLNRSCRRWFGQTPSQVRAGLRGPG, via the coding sequence GTGGGAAGCCTGCTCCGTGCCAGCGCGCTGTGGGGCTACGACGAGCTGGTCACCCAGCTGGGCGGGGACCCGGCGGCGCTGAGGAGCAGGTTCGGGATCGAACCCGGCGTCGAGACGCAGCCCGAGGGCTTCGTGTCCGTCCGCGGATACGTCCGACTGCTGGAGACCACGGCAGCCGAGCTGGACTGTCCGGACCTGGGCCTGCGGCTGTCGGGGTGGCAGGGCCTGGACATGCTCGGACCCGTGGCGGTCATCGCGCGGAACAATCCGACCGTCCAGGAGGCGCTCGGGGCGATCGCCCGCTACCTCTACGCGCACTCACCGGCGCTGCGCATGGAGGCCTTTGCCGGCGAGGGTCCCCACCTGCGCTTCGAGTACGAGGTCGACGAACCGTTCCTCGACGACCTCCGTCAGTCCTATGAGGTGAGCATGGGGATCGTGGTCCAGATCCTGCGTCTGCTGGGAGGCAGCGGTCCGATCGCCGTCTCCTTCACGCACCAGCAGACTGCGCCGGACGCCGCCTACGAGCGCGTGCTCGGCTGCCCCGTCAGGTTCGGGCAGGCGTGGTGCGGCTTCGAGGTGAGCCCGGAGCTGGCGGCCCGGCCCATCGACACCGCCCACCCGGAGACGCAGCGCATCGCCGTGATGTACCTGGAGTCCCGGTACCCCGTGGGGACGGCGACCCTGGCTGAACGCACCAGCGAACTGGCCCGCCGGTTGCTGATGACCGGCAGCTGCACGATCGACTCCATCGCCGATCAGCTGAACCTGCACCCGCGGACCCTTCAGCGCCAGCTCGCCCGCGAGGGCGTCCGGTGCCAGGACCTGATCGAGAGCGCCCGGAAGGACCAGGCAGCCCACTACCTGGCCCAGCCGGGCCTGCACCTCAGCCAGGTCGCCGCTCTGCTCGGCTACGCCGAGCAGAGCTCCTTGAACCGGTCGTGCCGTCGATGGTTCGGTCAGACGCCGTCGCAGGTCCGGGCCGGCCTGCGCGGTCCGGGTTGA
- a CDS encoding HNH endonuclease gives MPTRSRAATHARRRKRRMAKVEHDLTELQWDALVATWAGCAYCGATDRALQKDCMLPISRGGRYTVTNVVPACGSCNASKCNTEVTTWLRRKKLDEGRFLLRQAEILGLVLR, from the coding sequence GTGCCCACCAGGAGCAGAGCCGCGACCCACGCGCGCCGGCGCAAGCGCCGGATGGCGAAGGTCGAGCACGACCTCACCGAGCTGCAGTGGGACGCCCTGGTGGCGACGTGGGCCGGGTGCGCCTACTGCGGGGCGACGGACCGGGCTCTGCAGAAGGACTGCATGCTGCCGATCTCCCGCGGGGGCCGCTACACCGTCACGAACGTCGTCCCGGCGTGCGGCTCCTGCAACGCCAGCAAGTGCAACACCGAGGTGACCACGTGGTTGCGCCGCAAGAAGCTCGACGAGGGCCGGTTCCTGCTCCGCCAGGCCGAGATCCTCGGGCTCGTGCTGCGCTGA